The Macaca nemestrina isolate mMacNem1 chromosome 6, mMacNem.hap1, whole genome shotgun sequence genome window below encodes:
- the LOC105467084 gene encoding protein Wnt-8a, giving the protein MGNLSMLWAAVGICCAALSASAWSVNNFLITGPKAYLTYTTSVALGAQSGIEECKFQFAWERWNCPENALQLSTHNRLRSATRETSFIHAISSAGVMHTITKNCSMGDFENCGCDGSKNGKTGGHGWIWGGCSDNVEFGERISKLFVDSLEKGKDARALMNLHNNRAGRLAVRATMKRTCKCHGISGSCSIQTCWLQLADFREMGDYLKAKYDQALKIEMDKQQLRAGNSAEGHWAPAEAFLPSAEAELIFLEESPDYCTCNSSLGIYGTEGRECLQNSHNTSRWERRSCGRLCTECGLQVEERKTEVIISCNCKFQWCCKVKCDQCTHVVSKYYCTRSSGSAQSLSEGSA; this is encoded by the exons ATGGGGAACCTGTCTATGCTCTGGGCAGCTGTGGGCATATGCTGTGCTGCACTCAGTGCCTCTGCCTG GTCAGTGAACAATTTCCTGATAACAGGTCCCAAG GCCTATCTGACCTACACGACTAGCGTGGCCTTGGGTGCCCAGAGTGGCATCGAGGAATGCAAGTTCCAGTTTGCTTGGGAACGCTGGAACTGCCCTGAAAATGCTCTTCAGCTCTCCACCCACAATAGGCTGAGAAGTG cCACCAGAGAGACTTCCTTCATACATGCTATCAGCTCTGCCGGAGTCATGCACACCATCACCAAGAACTGTAGCATGGGTGACTTCGAAAACTGTGGCTGTGATGggtcaaaaaatggaaaaacag GAGGCCATGGCTGGATCTGGGGAGGCTGCAGCGACAATGTGGAATTTGGGGAAAGGATCTCCAAACTCTTTGTGGACAGTTTGGAGAAGGGGAAGGATGCCAGAGCCCTGATGAATCTTCACAACAACAGGGCCGGCAGACTG GCAGTGAGAGCCACCATGAAAAGGACCTGCAAATGTCATGGCATCTCTGGGAGCTGCAGCATACAGACGTGCTGGCTGCAGCTGGCTGACTTCCGAGAGATGGGAGACTACCTAAAGGCCAAGTATGACCAGGCGCTGAAAATTGAAATGGATAAGCAGCAGCTGAGAGCTGGGAACAGCGCCGAGGGCCACTGGGCGCCTGCTGAGGCCTTCCTTCCTAGCGCAGAGGCGGAACTGATCTTTTTAGAGGAATCACCAGATTACTGTACCTgcaattccagcctgggcatctaTGGCACAGAGGGTCGTGAGTGCCTACAGAACAGCCACAACACATCCAGGTGGGAGCGACGTAGCTGTGGGCGCCTATGCACTGAATGTGGGCTGCAGGTGGAAGAGAGGAAAACTGAGGTCATAATCAGCTGTAACTGCAAATTCCAGTGGTGCTGTAAGGTCAAGTGTGACCAGTGTACGCATGTGGTGAGCAAGTATTACTGCACACGCTCCTCAGGCAGTGCCCAGTCCCTGAGTGAGGGCAGTGCCTGA